One Cryptomeria japonica chromosome 9, Sugi_1.0, whole genome shotgun sequence genomic window carries:
- the LOC131858614 gene encoding uncharacterized protein LOC131858614 yields MKKLVDDNTWNWHKNLYEALWADRITPKRAIGMAPYELVYGISAKVSLPLELAAVKLQTIIGDRFSQNALEKRVMYLTKLEEEREMIVDRITEHQNKVKKIFDMKARPRGFVKGDEVLLWDKRREPKGAHGKFDSLWRGSFKIHEVVGPNAFRLNYPNGTVMPYTYNGQHLKLYKL; encoded by the coding sequence atgaagaagttagttgatgataatACCTGGAACTGGCATAAAAATttatatgaagccttatgggcagatagaattacCCCTAAAAGAGCAATTGGAATGGCACCTTATGAACTGGTGTATGGAATTAGTGCAAAGGTTTCTTTACCTCTGGAATTGGCAGCAGTGAAGCTTCAAACTATAATTGGGGATCGCTTCTCCCAAAATGCTCTAGAAAAGAGAGTCATGTATTTGACAAAGTTGGAAGAGGAAAGGGAGATGATAGTGGATAGAATTACtgaacatcaaaacaaggtgaaaaaAATCTTCGATATGAAGGCTCGACCAAGGGGGTTCGTCAAAGGGGATGAAGTACTTTTGTGGGACAAGAGAAGAGAACCAAAGGGtgcccatggaaaatttgattcattgtggagAGGTTCATTCAAGATCCATGAAGTGGTGGGACCAAATGCATTTAGACTGAATTATCCTAATGGAacagttatgccctatacctataatgggcaacACCTGAAGctctataaactttga